The following proteins come from a genomic window of Gimesia chilikensis:
- a CDS encoding FKBP-type peptidyl-prolyl cis-trans isomerase, translating into MKKSRFLLGCSLICLTATGCSNYVRQGEQVDPPAASAQVSPADNEQTEMEVAVADEANPGYSATASGLKYRIVREGNDTKPGPQDQVTVHYRGTLEDGTEFDSSYKRGETISFPLNGVIPGWTEGLQLIGEGGEVELVIPPELGYGAAGAPPVIPGNATLHFKVELFKVN; encoded by the coding sequence ATGAAAAAATCACGATTTTTATTGGGATGCAGTCTGATCTGCCTGACAGCCACTGGCTGTAGTAATTATGTTCGCCAGGGAGAACAGGTTGATCCCCCGGCTGCCTCAGCGCAAGTCAGTCCAGCAGACAATGAGCAAACAGAAATGGAAGTAGCCGTGGCAGACGAAGCAAACCCCGGATATTCAGCAACCGCCTCCGGACTCAAGTATCGTATCGTGCGTGAAGGAAATGACACCAAGCCCGGTCCGCAGGATCAGGTGACCGTTCATTACCGGGGCACTCTGGAAGATGGTACCGAATTTGACAGCTCCTACAAACGGGGCGAGACAATTTCATTCCCTCTCAACGGTGTAATTCCCGGTTGGACCGAAGGTCTTCAACTCATCGGTGAAGGGGGAGAGGTCGAACTGGTCATTCCGCCGGAACTGGGCTATGGTGCCGCTGGTGCTCCACCAGTGATTCCCGGTAATGCCACTCTGCATTTCAAAGTGGAACTCTTTAAAGTGAATTAG
- a CDS encoding peptidylprolyl isomerase, producing MKILFTLVWIMVATVMLGASSCLAEAPATYQVKMETTKGTFYIDVQRRWSPHGADRFYELVNSGFYNQCAFFRVIEGFMAQVGINGDPETQAKWRDQTIQDDPVAKSNLRGYVTFAKTGAPNSRTTQLFINFQDNRRLDQMGFAPFGYISPEGMRVVDTLYNGYGEAAPRGRGPSQSRLQLEGNAYLKREFPRLDYIIKASVVKNGKR from the coding sequence ATGAAAATCTTATTCACATTGGTCTGGATAATGGTAGCTACGGTAATGCTGGGCGCTTCGAGTTGCCTGGCAGAGGCACCAGCAACCTATCAGGTGAAGATGGAGACCACCAAAGGGACATTTTACATCGATGTGCAACGCAGGTGGAGCCCTCACGGCGCAGACCGTTTCTATGAACTGGTAAACTCAGGCTTTTACAACCAGTGTGCTTTCTTCAGGGTGATTGAAGGTTTCATGGCCCAGGTGGGTATCAACGGCGATCCCGAAACGCAGGCCAAGTGGCGGGATCAGACCATTCAGGATGATCCGGTGGCCAAATCCAATTTGCGGGGCTATGTGACGTTCGCGAAAACGGGAGCTCCTAATTCCAGAACCACTCAGCTCTTCATCAATTTTCAGGATAACCGGCGGCTGGATCAGATGGGGTTCGCTCCCTTTGGCTATATTTCCCCGGAAGGCATGCGCGTAGTGGATACGCTGTATAACGGCTACGGAGAGGCTGCACCTCGAGGACGTGGTCCCTCGCAGTCACGACTTCAGCTTGAAGGTAATGCCTACCTGAAACGCGAATTTCCTCGACTGGATTACATTATCAAAGCGTCAGTCGTGAAAAACGGGAAACGCTGA
- a CDS encoding GNAT family N-acetyltransferase — protein sequence MIDQIEIRPAKHEDITPLSEFIIPFVEQGKILPRTSEELDELVETGFVAIEAGTEIVGFASLEIYSRKLAEIRSLVVADHRQGIGVGKKLVSACVDRARQRNILEVMAVTSSDVFFRSCGFDFTLPGEKKALFIQPHLTE from the coding sequence ATGATTGACCAGATAGAGATTCGCCCTGCTAAACATGAGGATATCACCCCGCTCTCCGAATTCATTATCCCTTTCGTAGAGCAAGGCAAGATTCTGCCACGGACCTCAGAAGAACTGGACGAACTGGTTGAAACCGGATTTGTGGCGATTGAAGCAGGTACTGAGATAGTTGGATTTGCATCCCTGGAAATCTATTCTCGTAAACTGGCAGAAATCCGCAGTCTGGTAGTAGCAGATCACCGCCAGGGAATTGGAGTAGGGAAAAAGCTGGTCTCCGCATGTGTTGATCGCGCACGACAGCGGAACATCCTGGAAGTGATGGCAGTGACATCTTCAGACGTATTCTTCCGAAGCTGTGGGTTTGATTTCACGTTGCCTGGTGAGAAAAAAGCGCTGTTCATCCAGCCGCATCTGACGGAATAA